One Leptospira kirschneri serovar Cynopteri str. 3522 CT DNA segment encodes these proteins:
- the srpA gene encoding sigma factor sigX-regulated lipoprotein SrpA, with product MKQNKNKFQRGMLKIAIFATTALFLITNCKKDKDDNTLELLLALSLMGGGSSAEFQLSTTSALVAARTANANSRQFRMLPHSTLLTDLAGDNPENYGDGIADGFNDRFITPEAVSMELCQLLAYKSVAKGGPAVGSETLDNASFIAFKFPSNLPPGVDFGPCSGGAAIIALKGKEKGRVLINPIPAAEIQDYDRIGFVMESFSYYFNPNDVPENAYRYVDLALNPLAGDHLDTDIVRGDVITKIWKNGCPASFANSASAFFPQMVLEKGESLPMGTTCSIGEALIHAGSGAFFTPNVNYKAQFTTDPDSFLNPPSAPGVFYNAAQKLKFKVPASVSNLSATTPYILITNINTAKGEKNSGESPREMNLSFDISADNTLFWDSNDGNNVFSPQLDIADRPNATSGEDNLTNTARKNMIFHLPTIISSLK from the coding sequence ATGAAACAAAATAAAAATAAATTTCAAAGAGGAATGTTGAAGATCGCGATTTTCGCAACTACGGCATTGTTTCTAATTACAAATTGCAAAAAAGATAAGGACGACAATACCTTAGAATTGTTGTTAGCATTGAGTTTGATGGGAGGAGGCAGCAGTGCAGAATTTCAGCTTTCCACAACAAGTGCCTTAGTTGCCGCACGTACCGCAAACGCGAACTCACGACAATTCAGAATGTTGCCGCACTCCACTCTGCTTACGGATCTTGCAGGAGATAATCCTGAAAATTACGGCGATGGAATCGCGGACGGTTTCAATGACCGATTCATAACTCCGGAAGCCGTTTCCATGGAACTTTGCCAACTGCTTGCCTACAAATCCGTTGCAAAAGGGGGACCAGCGGTCGGAAGTGAAACTTTGGATAATGCAAGTTTTATCGCATTTAAATTTCCAAGCAATCTACCTCCGGGAGTTGATTTTGGACCTTGTTCCGGCGGAGCAGCGATCATCGCCTTGAAAGGTAAGGAAAAAGGCAGGGTTCTTATCAATCCGATACCAGCAGCTGAGATTCAGGATTACGATCGAATTGGGTTTGTAATGGAATCTTTCTCTTATTACTTTAATCCGAATGATGTTCCTGAAAACGCATACCGTTATGTAGACTTAGCTCTCAATCCTTTGGCTGGAGATCATCTGGATACGGACATCGTAAGAGGAGATGTAATTACGAAAATATGGAAAAACGGTTGCCCTGCTTCATTCGCAAACTCAGCAAGTGCGTTCTTCCCTCAAATGGTTTTGGAAAAGGGAGAATCTCTTCCGATGGGAACCACGTGTTCTATTGGGGAGGCGCTCATTCATGCCGGTTCAGGAGCTTTCTTTACTCCCAATGTCAATTACAAAGCTCAGTTCACAACGGATCCCGACTCTTTTTTAAATCCTCCATCGGCTCCCGGAGTATTTTACAATGCAGCCCAAAAACTCAAGTTTAAAGTGCCTGCTTCAGTCAGTAACTTGAGCGCCACAACCCCATACATCTTGATTACAAACATAAACACAGCAAAAGGTGAAAAGAATTCGGGAGAGTCACCAAGGGAAATGAATCTCTCATTCGATATTTCCGCAGACAATACTCTTTTCTGGGATTCCAACGATGGAAACAACGTATTCTCTCCACAATTGGATATAGCAGATAGACCAAACGCAACCAGCGGAGAAGACAATTTGACAAACACTGCAAGAAAAAATATGATCTTTCATTTACCAACTATCATTAGCTCGTTAAAATGA
- a CDS encoding DUF1697 domain-containing protein has product MKTYIALLRGINVSGQKKILMKDLSSIFESLGFMNVKTYIQSGNVLFQDKSKNVKELIALIEKKIREVFGFEVIVFIRSKEEFKAIIQSNPFSKKDSNRIYVSFLNESKKNLDLTEIETVKIKGEELVIQNKEIYFFSPKGYGVSKLSNNFLEKKLNVSATTRNWKTVITLSELTNNLDRG; this is encoded by the coding sequence ATGAAAACCTATATCGCGTTATTAAGAGGAATCAACGTAAGCGGTCAGAAAAAAATTCTTATGAAGGATCTTTCTTCTATTTTTGAATCTTTGGGATTTATGAATGTCAAAACGTACATCCAAAGTGGAAATGTTCTGTTCCAAGATAAAAGTAAAAATGTAAAAGAACTCATCGCCTTAATCGAAAAAAAAATCAGAGAGGTTTTTGGATTCGAAGTGATAGTATTTATCAGATCCAAAGAAGAATTCAAAGCAATCATTCAATCCAACCCTTTTTCTAAAAAAGACTCGAATAGAATCTACGTTTCCTTTTTAAACGAATCCAAAAAAAATCTAGATCTTACCGAAATCGAAACAGTGAAAATAAAAGGCGAAGAATTGGTCATTCAAAACAAAGAAATTTATTTCTTTTCACCGAAGGGTTATGGCGTTTCAAAATTATCAAATAACTTTTTAGAGAAAAAATTGAATGTATCAGCCACGACTAGAAACTGGAAAACTGTAATTACGTTATCTGAATTGACAAATAATTTAGACCGCGGATAA
- a CDS encoding EAL domain-containing protein, producing the protein MLYSQDTSNLLSYGENNYQPHYQPILEVTNCNIIGYEVLGRFYFPEKNEYRSLGYQFHNPELDAIRLIQIDRLIREKAIRHLKDSGLRTKLFLNMMPNFLSMIHTGDVLDLKRIHVLNLIEKYDIPPSEVVLEITEDKFDGNIEKLLSIVNVFKDYGFKIAVDDLGVGFSNLERIGYIHPDIMKVDIKIMRESLNRRSFKNVLSAIADMSQKLGSDLLFEGIETEEELHLALSMGANLLQGFYFSRPQVEFQDKKQFNRTLRDTLEKFSGLRFMELLEEFQKGQSVIDSLGEKLEALRHNGKEDLPLVLHLMLSELPTEILSVFACDIFGYQITPTYFRVHPGEEWDSDLTEIGNNYAWRPFFIRHKAKVVQNAAKWTVTEPMYDMDLHKQVVIFTYTLRDNYILVIKMDWETEGRGLKTEDRRQ; encoded by the coding sequence ATGTTGTATAGCCAGGACACAAGCAATTTACTCTCCTATGGAGAAAACAATTATCAACCTCATTACCAGCCGATTCTGGAAGTAACCAATTGTAACATTATAGGATATGAAGTTTTAGGAAGATTTTATTTTCCCGAAAAGAATGAATACCGTTCTTTGGGTTATCAATTTCACAATCCGGAACTAGATGCAATCCGACTGATCCAAATCGATCGATTGATCCGAGAAAAAGCCATCCGACATCTCAAAGACTCCGGTTTACGAACGAAACTTTTCCTCAACATGATGCCTAATTTTCTATCTATGATCCATACAGGAGACGTATTGGATCTCAAAAGAATCCACGTTCTCAATCTGATTGAAAAATACGATATTCCTCCTTCTGAAGTGGTTTTAGAAATCACGGAAGATAAGTTTGACGGTAATATAGAAAAACTTTTATCGATCGTAAACGTGTTCAAAGACTACGGATTTAAGATTGCGGTGGATGATTTAGGAGTCGGATTTTCCAATCTGGAAAGAATCGGTTATATTCATCCAGATATAATGAAGGTGGACATCAAGATCATGCGGGAAAGTTTAAACCGAAGATCTTTTAAAAACGTACTGAGTGCGATCGCAGACATGTCTCAAAAACTGGGTTCTGATCTTTTGTTTGAAGGAATTGAAACGGAGGAAGAATTACATCTCGCTCTTTCTATGGGGGCAAATCTTCTTCAGGGATTTTATTTTTCAAGACCTCAAGTAGAGTTTCAGGATAAAAAACAATTTAATAGAACTCTCAGAGACACTTTGGAAAAATTCTCTGGACTTCGATTTATGGAACTCTTAGAGGAATTTCAAAAAGGTCAGTCGGTTATAGATTCCTTGGGGGAGAAATTAGAAGCCCTTCGACATAATGGAAAGGAAGATCTTCCTCTGGTTCTTCATCTGATGCTCTCGGAACTTCCTACGGAAATTCTTTCCGTATTTGCCTGTGATATTTTCGGTTATCAAATTACTCCTACTTATTTCCGAGTTCATCCCGGAGAAGAGTGGGATTCCGATCTCACGGAAATTGGAAACAATTATGCCTGGAGACCTTTTTTCATCCGTCATAAAGCAAAGGTAGTTCAGAATGCTGCAAAATGGACTGTGACCGAACCTATGTACGATATGGATCTTCATAAACAAGTTGTAATCTTTACTTATACCCTCAGAGATAATTACATTTTAGTAATTAAGATGGATTGGGAAACGGAAGGCAGGGGACTGAAGACTGAGGATAGAAGACAATAA
- a CDS encoding cysteine desulfurase: protein MSFSAERIRTDFPILGTKMNGKPLVFLDSAASSQKPFTVIDTIEKYYREENANIHRGIYYLSQKATEKYELSRIRLSRFIGAQCAKVCIFTRNATESINLVAQTWGRTQIKEGDEIVLNELEHHSNIVPWQMLAQEKKAILKFIPLNEDSTLDLSNLTEIITTKTKLVAISQMSNVTGTIHDILPIQKRAKEVGAKLLVDGAQGVCHLPVNMKEMEYDFYVFSAHKMLGPTGVGVLYAKEEILEEMPPWMGGGDMIAQVYKERSTYAELPSKLEAGTPNIAGVIGFGSAIEYLENIGMQEIRNHEVELLSYALNRLDDFGGLELYGTRDLSKRGGVISFNFPGVHPHDVGTILDEEGIAIRVGHHCAQPFMAFQNIPGTCRASLYLYNTKDDIDRLIQGLIKVKEIFSRVLKR from the coding sequence ATGAGTTTCTCTGCCGAAAGAATCAGAACCGACTTCCCGATTTTGGGAACGAAGATGAATGGGAAACCACTCGTCTTTTTAGACAGCGCCGCTAGTTCTCAGAAACCGTTTACTGTCATAGATACGATCGAAAAGTATTATCGAGAAGAGAATGCAAACATTCATCGTGGAATTTATTATCTTTCTCAAAAAGCTACTGAAAAATATGAATTGAGTAGAATCCGTCTTTCCAGATTTATCGGGGCACAGTGCGCGAAGGTTTGTATTTTTACGAGAAACGCGACGGAATCGATCAATTTAGTCGCCCAAACTTGGGGAAGAACTCAAATTAAAGAAGGAGACGAGATCGTACTCAATGAATTGGAACATCATTCTAATATCGTACCTTGGCAGATGTTGGCTCAGGAAAAAAAAGCGATCTTAAAATTCATTCCTTTAAACGAAGACAGTACTTTAGATCTTTCTAATTTAACAGAGATTATCACGACCAAAACCAAGTTAGTCGCCATTTCTCAGATGTCCAACGTGACCGGGACGATTCACGATATTCTTCCTATACAAAAACGCGCCAAAGAAGTAGGCGCCAAACTGTTAGTAGACGGTGCTCAGGGAGTTTGTCATCTCCCCGTAAATATGAAAGAAATGGAATATGATTTTTATGTATTTTCAGCGCATAAGATGTTGGGCCCGACCGGAGTAGGAGTTCTGTATGCAAAGGAAGAAATTTTAGAAGAGATGCCTCCTTGGATGGGTGGAGGAGATATGATTGCTCAGGTATATAAGGAAAGATCTACTTATGCGGAACTTCCGTCCAAACTAGAAGCTGGAACTCCGAACATTGCGGGTGTGATTGGCTTTGGATCCGCGATCGAATATCTCGAAAATATAGGGATGCAGGAAATCAGAAATCACGAAGTAGAATTACTCTCGTATGCTTTAAATCGATTGGATGATTTTGGTGGTTTGGAACTTTATGGGACTAGGGATTTATCCAAAAGAGGAGGGGTGATTTCTTTTAACTTTCCAGGTGTACATCCTCACGACGTAGGAACAATTTTAGACGAAGAAGGAATTGCAATCCGAGTCGGACATCACTGCGCGCAACCTTTTATGGCGTTTCAAAATATTCCCGGAACTTGCCGTGCGAGTCTTTATCTTTACAATACAAAAGACGACATCGATCGATTGATCCAAGGTCTAATTAAGGTAAAGGAGATTTTCTCCCGTGTCCTTAAGCGATAG
- a CDS encoding non-heme iron oxygenase ferredoxin subunit, which produces MSFRKLAKLSEIENGKVKVIETRYNRIGITSLDGNVYAFEDVCTHDGEAISEGELCEDVITCPRHEAQFSIKTGKALCMPAVEDLPVYPVRIVDDSVEVDLED; this is translated from the coding sequence ATGAGCTTTCGTAAACTCGCAAAACTGTCCGAAATAGAAAATGGGAAAGTCAAAGTAATTGAAACCAGATATAATAGAATCGGGATCACGAGTTTGGACGGGAATGTTTACGCGTTTGAAGACGTATGCACACACGACGGAGAAGCCATTTCGGAAGGAGAATTATGCGAGGATGTAATTACTTGTCCGAGACACGAGGCGCAGTTTTCCATCAAAACCGGAAAGGCGCTTTGTATGCCTGCCGTGGAAGATCTACCGGTCTATCCGGTGAGAATCGTAGATGACTCCGTCGAGGTAGATTTGGAGGATTGA
- a CDS encoding DUF1561 domain-containing protein, whose product MDHTLVHAAASKATGSIVQKPTDPPKDKPIKVNVSGGGTFCYGPTFSGGESYIVIEQCWQMHVMNARYDVFQRISYNVNNTWLCITAPEKVVRGEESWDYVHLRPCTINDPLQRWIVKENSFWTADGFYRLKDTKWYGYISRNSGDRYNHTLDSSMNDWINTVATPGNISIQTSIAWDLNSSWGNERYFVRWGGSDKNTTPLYYNPESGHIAQYDPISGSLYCMYSNVGKSNWNWVTWALCSDAPISKNNPAFWNVSFETEEGGMITDYEGNALRVTRYGTNWGVAYAAKLSYLEKDTTNNPTSLFVVDKNLLDWTRYTASNLGKTEQYCPAPGNQASSTHKRVLRTLPPSFQLTEQWIQRLYEITRSTSGSDISSGVCGVCLLHGFQMIAELQEYHSRGPLQSGGYFFDTNPNTDPFISFGQRFPNLNTSLRDIVSTYGPTVRSSRRLTLISARTMLPQYEWSLSSESSTLSDMLSHIQSLIDSPPGSIWLVLMRRWRPDGTAGKHSVPILRTSQGLVVIPTATTNLTFENFRQALTPTVDPQQVIRNLEARPDRDLARFSTIQLGSFHHNPFDSMVSNRNCTGEGEDRRGSGEFPTSASINQCVSGRCSLSQ is encoded by the coding sequence ATGGATCATACACTTGTACATGCTGCTGCTTCAAAGGCCACCGGCTCGATCGTTCAAAAACCTACCGATCCACCAAAAGACAAACCGATCAAAGTCAATGTAAGTGGCGGAGGAACATTCTGTTACGGTCCTACCTTTAGCGGCGGTGAAAGTTACATCGTAATTGAACAGTGTTGGCAAATGCACGTTATGAATGCAAGATACGACGTGTTTCAAAGAATTTCGTATAACGTCAATAATACGTGGTTATGTATTACTGCTCCGGAAAAAGTAGTTAGAGGGGAAGAAAGTTGGGACTATGTTCATCTCAGACCTTGTACTATCAATGATCCTCTGCAGAGATGGATTGTAAAAGAGAATTCATTTTGGACTGCAGATGGGTTTTATCGTTTGAAGGATACAAAATGGTACGGTTATATTTCTAGAAATTCTGGTGATAGATACAACCATACTTTAGATTCTTCCATGAACGATTGGATAAATACTGTGGCCACTCCCGGAAACATCAGCATTCAAACTTCGATCGCCTGGGATTTAAACAGTAGCTGGGGAAATGAACGTTACTTTGTTCGTTGGGGAGGTTCGGATAAAAATACAACTCCTCTCTACTACAATCCTGAAAGTGGGCATATTGCTCAGTATGATCCAATCAGTGGTTCACTCTATTGTATGTATTCTAACGTGGGTAAATCGAATTGGAATTGGGTGACTTGGGCGTTGTGTAGCGATGCGCCTATCAGTAAAAATAATCCTGCTTTTTGGAACGTCTCTTTTGAAACGGAAGAAGGAGGAATGATCACGGATTATGAGGGAAACGCACTGAGAGTTACCAGATATGGAACTAATTGGGGAGTTGCCTACGCCGCCAAACTTTCCTATTTAGAAAAAGACACTACCAATAATCCCACTTCTTTGTTTGTAGTTGATAAAAATTTACTGGATTGGACGCGTTATACAGCTTCTAATCTTGGTAAGACGGAACAGTATTGTCCGGCTCCTGGTAATCAGGCAAGTAGCACACATAAAAGAGTCTTAAGAACCTTACCACCCAGCTTTCAATTAACCGAGCAGTGGATTCAGAGGCTTTATGAAATAACACGTTCGACTTCAGGTTCGGATATCTCAAGTGGAGTATGTGGCGTTTGTTTACTTCATGGTTTTCAAATGATAGCAGAGCTACAAGAGTATCATTCTCGAGGACCTCTTCAGAGTGGAGGTTATTTCTTCGATACAAATCCTAATACAGATCCATTTATCTCGTTTGGTCAACGTTTTCCGAATTTGAACACGTCTCTCAGAGATATAGTTAGCACGTATGGTCCCACAGTTCGCTCAAGTAGGAGATTGACACTTATATCCGCTAGAACTATGTTGCCCCAATATGAATGGAGTCTCTCTTCTGAATCCTCCACTCTTTCCGACATGTTATCCCACATTCAATCACTCATAGATTCTCCCCCCGGAAGCATTTGGTTAGTGCTCATGAGACGGTGGCGTCCCGATGGAACTGCGGGAAAACATTCCGTTCCAATTCTTAGGACCTCTCAAGGATTAGTGGTAATTCCAACGGCCACGACGAATTTGACGTTTGAAAACTTCAGGCAAGCGTTAACACCCACCGTGGATCCACAACAGGTAATTAGAAACTTGGAAGCGCGGCCAGATAGAGATCTAGCAAGATTTTCAACTATACAGTTAGGATCGTTTCACCACAATCCTTTTGACTCTATGGTCTCTAACAGGAATTGCACTGGAGAAGGAGAAGACAGAAGAGGTTCAGGAGAATTTCCCACCAGTGCATCTATAAATCAGTGTGTAAGCGGCAGATGCTCACTATCGCAATAA
- a CDS encoding metal-sulfur cluster assembly factor has product MLEAPTNTLEEQIYEEVKKVEDPEIGISIAELGLIYRIKVQNGKAKIDMTYTSMACPAGPQMKQQVKDYALRVEGITEADVEVVWVPKWDPREMATEEAKMDLGIFD; this is encoded by the coding sequence ATGTTAGAAGCTCCTACAAATACGTTAGAAGAACAAATCTACGAAGAAGTAAAAAAAGTGGAAGATCCTGAAATTGGAATTTCCATCGCCGAACTCGGACTTATTTACAGAATTAAGGTCCAAAATGGCAAGGCAAAGATTGATATGACTTATACTTCTATGGCTTGTCCCGCGGGACCTCAAATGAAACAACAGGTCAAAGATTACGCGCTTCGAGTGGAGGGAATTACCGAGGCAGATGTGGAAGTCGTTTGGGTACCTAAATGGGATCCGAGAGAAATGGCGACGGAAGAAGCCAAAATGGATTTAGGAATTTTTGACTAA
- a CDS encoding FecR domain-containing protein produces the protein MEKKDLQEEFEELMSLFLFGETKSEEEKKLNEIISLHPEFKKRYDNYVKIQTGLKQHKTGLEKILTESSKPSSKISLFPVKFKNQLLAIAAIISLIISLSVIFQLGIFKKYEQLPLVATGACGIETLRKDWIRPDQNSFCDVKIEGRLHFRIFPNSEVRILKLPKSVEETKTNGLSIFVQKGNLLLNETPTDNKKQTKIYLNGTEIQLTGTKVWIENSEERYKINVWDGSAEVRSGVRYLLPFLLDKQMEKSVKHTLDEHPEQKTKYESIWNDISLEKLSNSSLETKSLFFQKDSVQNPLLVLNEKQTNPNEMFLLLEKMQKTIVETASYKKTTVLQKRDIQELETFASGFENPKSIELENEKIEPNILPVPKVEKKIEPKKEEPVRLGNKTIKLKDGSELKGNLIQYEDRYIIEVEGKKRVILSKDVESISF, from the coding sequence ATGGAAAAAAAAGATCTACAAGAAGAATTTGAAGAACTGATGTCTCTGTTCCTTTTCGGAGAAACAAAATCAGAAGAAGAAAAAAAATTAAACGAAATCATATCCCTTCATCCAGAATTTAAAAAAAGATATGATAACTATGTAAAGATACAAACCGGTCTAAAACAACATAAGACGGGACTTGAGAAAATCCTAACTGAGTCTTCAAAACCTTCTTCTAAAATCAGCTTATTTCCTGTAAAATTTAAAAATCAATTACTGGCGATCGCTGCGATCATTTCTTTAATTATTTCTTTGTCCGTAATTTTTCAATTAGGAATATTCAAAAAATATGAACAACTTCCCTTAGTAGCCACCGGAGCGTGTGGTATAGAAACACTAAGGAAAGATTGGATTCGACCGGATCAAAATTCTTTTTGCGACGTAAAGATAGAAGGTCGGCTTCACTTCAGAATTTTTCCAAATTCGGAAGTTCGAATATTAAAATTACCTAAATCCGTTGAAGAAACAAAAACAAACGGTTTATCTATATTCGTACAGAAAGGAAATTTATTGTTAAACGAAACTCCAACAGACAATAAAAAACAAACTAAGATTTATCTGAACGGAACCGAGATCCAATTGACCGGAACCAAAGTATGGATCGAAAATTCGGAAGAACGTTATAAAATCAATGTTTGGGACGGATCAGCGGAAGTCCGGTCCGGAGTTCGCTATTTACTTCCGTTCTTATTGGACAAACAAATGGAAAAGTCCGTAAAACATACGTTAGATGAGCATCCAGAACAAAAAACAAAATATGAAAGCATCTGGAACGATATTTCTTTGGAAAAACTTTCCAATTCTTCTTTGGAAACGAAATCCTTATTCTTTCAAAAAGATTCCGTTCAAAATCCACTCCTTGTTCTAAATGAAAAACAAACGAATCCAAATGAAATGTTCCTTCTTTTGGAAAAAATGCAAAAGACGATCGTAGAAACAGCCTCATACAAAAAAACAACTGTATTGCAAAAGAGAGACATCCAAGAACTAGAAACGTTTGCGAGTGGTTTTGAAAATCCCAAATCGATCGAATTAGAAAATGAAAAAATAGAACCGAATATATTACCAGTTCCTAAAGTAGAAAAAAAGATAGAACCTAAAAAAGAAGAACCTGTTCGTTTAGGAAACAAAACGATCAAACTAAAGGACGGCTCCGAATTAAAGGGAAATCTGATCCAATATGAAGACAGATATATTATCGAAGTCGAAGGTAAAAAAAGAGTAATTTTGTCCAAAGACGTAGAATCGATTTCATTTTAA
- the sufU gene encoding Fe-S cluster assembly sulfur transfer protein SufU: MSLSDSLYKEVILDHYQNPRFRGKLEPADLYEHGINPLCGDELELTINLDGDRITEIRVTGKGCSISQASGSMMAESIYGKTIAEAKDIILRFKNMILEDRDPKFDEELEDLESMESVKKIPARIKCAVLPWNTLERAFLRLAKRSW; the protein is encoded by the coding sequence GTGTCCTTAAGCGATAGTTTATATAAAGAAGTAATTTTAGATCATTATCAAAATCCTAGATTTCGGGGAAAACTAGAACCAGCCGATCTGTACGAACACGGAATCAATCCACTTTGTGGAGATGAACTGGAACTGACGATCAATTTGGACGGAGATCGAATTACGGAAATTCGTGTGACTGGAAAGGGTTGTTCTATTTCACAGGCGTCCGGTTCTATGATGGCGGAATCGATTTACGGAAAAACTATAGCCGAAGCCAAGGATATAATATTACGTTTTAAGAATATGATTTTAGAGGACCGAGATCCTAAATTTGACGAGGAGTTAGAAGATCTGGAATCGATGGAGTCGGTTAAAAAAATTCCTGCGAGAATTAAATGTGCCGTTCTTCCCTGGAACACATTGGAGCGGGCTTTTTTGCGATTGGCGAAACGATCGTGGTAG
- the sufD gene encoding Fe-S cluster assembly protein SufD, with translation MTGSLQNQKTETKLSLENLFEKFVSQSKESQALKDFRKKVFAKFQTLKIPGSENESWRKIPLSNFHPEEFTEVPDSAAVSWKIPDSVKLQRSETLSGKELENFLNILEGIFQKQNEEWFTLYSLANFTHGLYLEIGNDFIFQEEIEIKFRLEKENKILPLIVAKIGNHNKILIVERYECAEEQELKFFQGLSVLQIGAGSKVSYVGIESFGSSIFHFQNLFSDQKENSDVKIAKVTPGGYKGKNLLNVNLSGKGAKARVIGLAPMAAREFQDSEVKIVHNESHTESSILYRSALKNKAHHIFTGNLQIPNSCKDVNAIQINNNLLLNRTSRAESIPKLEVYAENVKCEHGATVGEIDEEQLFYLASRGIDEDEARRMIVDGFLGQVIGEIESNSIQEELFQLIAKKVEGAYELS, from the coding sequence ATGACTGGGTCCTTGCAGAATCAAAAGACTGAAACAAAACTGTCTTTGGAAAACCTGTTTGAGAAATTCGTTTCTCAAAGTAAGGAATCTCAGGCTCTGAAAGATTTTCGTAAGAAGGTTTTTGCCAAATTTCAAACTCTGAAAATTCCCGGCTCAGAAAACGAATCCTGGAGAAAAATACCTCTTTCTAATTTTCATCCGGAAGAATTTACCGAAGTTCCAGATTCTGCCGCCGTATCTTGGAAAATTCCAGATTCCGTTAAACTACAAAGATCGGAAACACTTTCCGGAAAAGAATTAGAAAACTTTTTAAACATTCTGGAAGGTATATTCCAAAAACAGAATGAAGAATGGTTTACCCTCTATAGTCTTGCCAATTTTACCCACGGACTTTATCTCGAAATAGGAAACGATTTTATATTCCAGGAAGAAATTGAAATCAAATTCCGTCTTGAAAAAGAGAACAAAATTCTACCTTTGATCGTAGCTAAAATCGGAAATCATAACAAGATACTGATCGTTGAACGATACGAATGCGCCGAAGAACAAGAGTTAAAGTTTTTCCAGGGACTTTCCGTTTTACAAATCGGAGCCGGTTCCAAAGTATCTTATGTAGGAATCGAGTCTTTTGGATCTTCTATATTCCATTTTCAGAATCTATTCTCTGACCAAAAAGAAAACTCGGACGTAAAAATTGCAAAAGTTACTCCAGGCGGTTACAAAGGAAAAAATTTACTCAACGTTAATCTTTCCGGAAAAGGTGCAAAAGCAAGAGTGATCGGACTCGCTCCAATGGCCGCGAGGGAATTTCAGGATTCAGAAGTAAAAATCGTTCACAATGAAAGTCATACGGAAAGTTCGATTCTTTATCGAAGTGCTTTGAAAAATAAGGCACATCATATTTTTACGGGAAATTTACAGATTCCTAATTCTTGCAAGGATGTAAACGCGATTCAGATTAACAATAATCTACTACTCAATAGAACTTCAAGAGCGGAATCGATTCCTAAACTGGAAGTATATGCAGAAAATGTAAAGTGTGAGCACGGGGCCACTGTCGGAGAGATTGACGAAGAACAACTTTTTTATCTCGCTTCCAGAGGAATTGACGAAGATGAGGCTAGAAGGATGATTGTGGACGGATTTTTGGGCCAAGTGATCGGCGAAATCGAATCGAATTCCATACAAGAAGAACTCTTTCAGTTGATCGCTAAAAAAGTGGAGGGGGCTTATGAGCTTTCGTAA
- a CDS encoding RNA polymerase sigma factor gives MKLSQDHDFSVFYKNYKDSIYKVIRFLSSDPEEIEDVAQEVFLNLYKSLPNFSPEKGSFYTWAATIAKNTFYTYRKKQKKDMIVEGNAVFIESLQVEDDFIQNIETKIVEEELREIISTLPEPEKSIILLKEINNYTLEKTSQALNISSRTVSRKLLKALDLLREELERRKVVL, from the coding sequence ATGAAATTAAGTCAGGATCACGATTTCTCAGTATTTTATAAAAACTATAAAGATTCCATCTATAAGGTGATCCGATTTCTTTCCAGCGATCCTGAAGAAATAGAAGACGTAGCTCAAGAAGTTTTTTTAAATCTATATAAATCCCTTCCCAATTTCTCACCGGAAAAAGGTAGTTTTTATACCTGGGCGGCAACGATCGCAAAGAATACTTTTTATACATATAGAAAAAAACAGAAGAAAGATATGATCGTAGAAGGAAACGCAGTTTTTATAGAATCTCTCCAAGTAGAAGATGATTTTATTCAGAACATAGAAACAAAAATTGTAGAGGAAGAATTGAGGGAAATCATCTCCACTTTACCCGAACCAGAAAAGAGTATTATTTTGTTAAAAGAAATCAATAATTATACATTAGAAAAAACTTCACAAGCGTTAAACATATCTTCCAGAACCGTTAGTAGAAAACTATTAAAAGCGTTGGATCTACTTAGAGAAGAATTAGAAAGAAGAAAAGTGGTTTTATAA